A window of Raineyella sp. W15-4 contains these coding sequences:
- a CDS encoding thiamine-phosphate kinase, producing the protein MNHTATSGRTPWPYPGPRPGEVEPAAQQTIADIGEFELIDLITRGLPSNDQVELGPGDDAAIIHSRGGRTLCSVDVLVEGVHFRRDWSSARDIGRKSVAVNVADIEAMGARPIGIVMGFSAPGELSLTWVRYFVQGVREECDRAGVSLIGGDITKSRDITVSVTILGDTGPEGPVLRSGARPGDLVALKGRVGWAAAGLAALSKGFRTPKAVVEAQQVPQPPYGAGQEAARAGATAMIDVSDGLLGDLGHVAQRSQVSIDVHRAALGMPEPIRSVGQATGVDPYVFLLTGGEDHALAATFPPGVVPEGWTVIGTVGEVPTAGWPSVTVDGRPWEGKQGYDHFH; encoded by the coding sequence ATGAACCACACCGCCACCTCCGGGCGCACCCCGTGGCCCTACCCCGGCCCCCGCCCCGGGGAGGTGGAGCCCGCCGCCCAGCAGACCATCGCCGACATCGGCGAGTTCGAGCTGATCGACCTGATCACCCGCGGACTGCCCAGCAACGACCAGGTCGAACTGGGCCCCGGTGACGACGCGGCGATCATCCACAGCCGCGGCGGCCGGACGCTGTGCAGCGTCGACGTGCTGGTCGAGGGCGTCCACTTCCGCCGCGACTGGTCGTCGGCGCGGGACATCGGCCGCAAGTCGGTGGCGGTCAACGTGGCGGACATCGAGGCGATGGGGGCCCGCCCGATCGGCATCGTGATGGGCTTCTCCGCGCCGGGCGAGCTGTCCCTGACCTGGGTGCGGTACTTCGTCCAGGGCGTCCGGGAGGAGTGCGACCGGGCCGGGGTGTCGTTGATCGGCGGCGACATCACCAAGTCCCGCGACATCACCGTCTCCGTGACCATCCTCGGCGACACCGGGCCGGAGGGGCCGGTGCTCCGCTCCGGTGCCCGGCCCGGTGACCTGGTCGCCCTCAAGGGACGGGTCGGCTGGGCCGCGGCCGGACTGGCGGCACTGAGCAAGGGCTTCCGCACCCCCAAGGCGGTGGTCGAGGCCCAGCAGGTGCCGCAACCCCCGTACGGGGCCGGGCAGGAGGCCGCCCGGGCGGGCGCCACGGCGATGATCGACGTGTCCGACGGCCTGCTGGGGGATCTGGGCCACGTCGCCCAACGGTCCCAGGTGTCGATCGACGTGCACCGCGCCGCCCTGGGGATGCCCGAGCCGATCCGGTCGGTCGGCCAGGCCACCGGCGTCGACCCGTACGTCTTCCTGCTGACCGGCGGGGAGGACCATGCGCTCGCCGCGACGTTCCCACCGGGGGTGGTGCCCGAGGGCTGGACGGTGATCGGTACGGTCGGGGAAGTACCCACCGCAGGGTGGCCGTCCGTCACCGTGGACGGCAGGCCATGGGAAGGAAAGCAGGGCTATGACCACTTCCACTGA